A single genomic interval of Zingiber officinale cultivar Zhangliang chromosome 4A, Zo_v1.1, whole genome shotgun sequence harbors:
- the LOC121973301 gene encoding mitogen-activated protein kinase kinase kinase 17-like, whose amino-acid sequence MGISGWRRGKLIGRGSSSAVYIATHLSTGQVFSVKSALAAHSASLQREQSLLSSLDSPYLVACLGFDISWDSPSSSLYYNLFLEYAAEGSLSDYVAKKGGRLNDLAIRSITCDILRGLAHLHSRGILHCDVKGRNVLITSDGHAMLADLGSAIPIGKRDSDDEPCCRLRGTPVFMAPEVARGQGQGPPADVWALGCTVIEMATGHAPWPDVVDPLAAVHRIAFSQEVPEIPNWLSCEGKDFLTKCLARDPRERWTAEQLLQHVFVNSSSSIAKLEVSPKSTLNQAFWESVPDGDEEADECPATDKPSERIDQLICSSIPDWTWDNIWVTIRSNDGDETQRTGAETISHSFDNDSAYEKGLVTSHCNSCKSESSCSCRVDSVSEKHKREIQIEIWYWLFFLAINRLVSCLVFNRAAVC is encoded by the coding sequence ATGGGAATTAGTGGGTGGCGCCGGGGAAAGCTTATCGGTCGTGGCTCCTCCTCGGCCGTCTACATCGCTACCCATCTTTCCACAGGGCAAGTTTTCTCCGTCAAGTCGGCGTTGGCCGCTCACTCAGCCTCGCTGCAGAGGGAGCAGAGCCTACTCTCATCCCTCGATTCTCCTTATTTAGTCGCTTGTCTTGGATTCGATATCAGCTGGGATTCACCCTCCAGCAGTCTCTACTACAACCTCTTCTTGGAGTACGCAGCAGAGGGATCACTATCCGACTATGTCGCCAAGAAAGGAGGTCGCCTGAATGACTTGGCCATTAGGTCAATCACATGCGACATCCTCAGAGGCCTGGCTCACCTGCACTCCAGGGGCATCCTTCATTGCGACGTCAAGGGGAGAAACGTCCTAATTACCTCCGATGGCCACGCCATGCTCGCCGACTTGGGCTCCGCCATTCCGATTGGCAAACGCGACAGTGACGACGAGCCATGCTGCAGGTTGCGAGGCACGCCCGTGTTCATGGCCCCTGAAGTGGCCCGCGGCCAAGGGCAAGGGCCGCCGGCCGATGTGTGGGCGTTAGGCTGCACCGTCATAGAGATGGCCACCGGCCACGCCCCTTGGCCCGACGTCGTCGACCCCCTCGCGGCTGTTCACCGGATTGCGTTCTCGCAGGAAGTGCCGGAGATACCGAACTGGCTCTCTTGCGAGGGGAAAGACTTCCTGACCAAGTGTTTGGCGAGGGACCCCAGAGAGCGGTGGACGGCAGAGCAACTTCTCCAGCACGTGTTCGTGAATTCCTCCTCATCGATAGCCAAATTGGAGGTATCCCCAAAGAGCACTCTGAACCAGGCGTTCTGGGAGTCTGTGCCGGACGGCGATGAGGAAGCCGACGAATGCCCCGCCACCGATAAACCGTCTGAgaggatcgatcagctgatctgcAGTAGCATTCCTGACTGGACGTGGGATAACATTTGGGTAACAATTAGGAGCAACGACGGAGACGAAACCCAACGCACTGGGGCTGAAACAATCTCTCATTCTTTCGATAATGATTCGGCATATGAGAAGGGGCTGGTTACTAGTCATTGTAATTCATGTAAAAGCGAGAGTAGTTGCAGTTGCCGCGTTGATTCCGTTTCAGAAAAGCATAAGCGGGAAATCCAAATTGAGATTTGGTATTGGCTCTTTTTTCTGGCAATTAATCGCCTCGTCTCGTGTCTTGTCTTTAACCGAGCTGCGGTTTGCTGA